In one Lolium rigidum isolate FL_2022 chromosome 3, APGP_CSIRO_Lrig_0.1, whole genome shotgun sequence genomic region, the following are encoded:
- the LOC124697040 gene encoding transcription factor bHLH18-like has protein sequence MGEDGGACELATAADWVDSRLMVEKSDDGGAEEANGTGTGRRSIGMDDSSMFIEWAMETLQHDDPFSSMQDLHWPELQNGTAPAEAAAQDGHPLRATDSWSSGADSGRENTPRGAVVENDGWSSNCSVSSTTYPPAGWNFSSTMPQPRTHDETTPTAHEPAQDVPQPAQRSPASRKRTLKSAASTETGQTSSPEPCVQEHVMAERKRREKINRRFIELSTVIPGLKKMDKATILSDAVRYVKEQQEKLKELEDRNVRSVEPVVLVKRPCIATKPYGATTSGSSLPEIEARISESTVMLKIHCEDGKGVLVKLLAEVEGLHLSITHTNVIPFPSCTVNITIMAKVDEGFDIVPQDIVGKLGAVLHRRHS, from the exons ATGGGAGAGGATGGTGGGGCTTGCGAGCTAGCAACGGCGGCCGACtgggtcgattcgagactcatgGTGGAGAAATCGGACGACGGCGGCGCAGAGGAAG CTAACGGTACAGGAACCGGCAGGAGGTCGATCGGCATGGACGACTCGAGCATGTTCATCGAGTGGGCCATGGAGACGCTGCAGCACGACGACCCATTCTCGTCAATGCAAGATCTCCACTGGCCGGAGCTACAGAATGGCACCGCCCCTGCAGAAGCTGCAGCCCAAGATGGCCACCCACTCCGCGCCACGGACAGCTGGAGCTCCGGCGCCGACAGCGGCCGTGAGAACACGCCAAGAGGTGCGGTCGTGGAGAACGACGGCTGGTCGTCCAACTGCAGCGTCAGTAGCACAACCTACCCACCCGCCGGCTGGAACTTCAGCTCCACCATGCCACAGCCGAGAACTCACGACGAGACCACGCCCACCGCCCACGAACCAGCGCAGGACGTGCCTCAGCCGGCGCAAAGGTCGCCGGCGTCAAGGAAACGCACCTTGAAGAGCGCCGCCAGTACGGAGACGGGGCAGACGTCCTCGCCGGAGCCGTGCGTGCAGGAACACGTCATGGCTGAGAGGAAGCGCCGCGAGAAGATCAACCGCCGCTTCATCGAGCTCTCCACTGTCATCCCCGGTCTCAAGAAG ATGGACAAGGCGACGATCCTGTCCGACGCTGTGAGGTACGTCAAGGAGCAGCAGGAGAAGCTCAAGGAACTCGAGGACCGCAACGTGAGGAGCGTCGAACCTGTTGTGCTTGTCAAGAGGCCCTGCATCGCCACCAAACCGTACGGCGCGACGACGTCCGGGAGCTCGCTGCCAGAGATCGAGGCAAGGATCTCGGAGAGCACTGTCATGCTGAAGATCCATTGTGAAGACGGCAAGGGCGTGCTTGTCAAGTTGCTCGCCGAGGTTGAGGGGCTTCACCTTAGCATCACGCACACCAATGTCATCCCCTTCCCGTCTTGCACTGTGAACATAACCATCATGGCAAAG GTGGATGAGGGGTTCGACATTGTACCACAAGACATTGTAGGGAAGCTTGGTGCGGTGTTGCACCGACGTCATAGCTGA